The Coregonus clupeaformis isolate EN_2021a chromosome 35, ASM2061545v1, whole genome shotgun sequence genome includes the window TCACAAATCTGACAAATGAGAGGAACAGGCTCATGATGTACATAGACTGAATTATTGCAAAAATATTAATTCTCACTTCCTGAATCAAGCTTCAAAAGCAAATCAACCCACTTCTTTTGCAAATCTGATCCTAAACTTCAGATATTTTTGAGCCTTCCAATGAAGTCTATGCAGACTGCAAATTACTTATACAGGTGGTCATAAACGTGTTATAGGTAGTACTTTTAAATGTATACTGTATCTCACAAGCTGCCAAACTCTCAAAACAGAAGTGGGGTAACAGTCATCTCAAGTTTGAAAGCAAAACTTATTTGAACCTATACTATTACTATTTGTATAATCATATAAAAATCTACAAATGTTCACATTATTTTGATCTTTCTCCATCTTGTAAACAGCAATAAGAATAACTATCAACAATACATACATGTTAGGAATTCATCTAAAAGTAATCATAAGGCATATGGACCGATATAACATTTAAAGTGGATTTGGAAATGTTACAATGGTACATCAAATGACAAAGAGAACAATAGTCTTTGTGATGTTATTTACATTTCATAATACTTTATAACATTGTTTCATCAAATATCAACCTGCTCAGCTACCATAGAATCTGGCCATCAGGATTTCCAATGTTGCAACTGAATATAGAAAATATGTCATTGGCTCTTGGTAGCTTCTTGACAGGACTTCTCAACCCATGTCAGTTGTAGCAGCTACTAAGGGTTGTAGCAGCTACTAAGGGTTGTAGCTGCTACTAAGGGTTGTAGCTGCTACTAAGGGTTGTAGCTGCTACTAAGGGTTGTAGCTGCTACTAAGGGTTGTAGCTGCTACTAAAGGTTGTAGCTGCTACTAAGGGTTGTAGCTGCTACTAAGGGTTGTAGCTACATATGAGGACACCGAGGTACAGAATTCGCCTACATTTTTTTAGGAACAGTCGGGGTCTCaaattactgttgagagttagaatagtagaatacacaaggtgcaatttcgaacttggttgtgcatcagcagtttccctcttgttatatgtcactcactgacggtaactcaattagcccatgtcagttaCATTTTTTTTgaagattggtaaattagtctagccagctatctaaacatgtagtaatcatggccaaatTTTTGTTGTTCTCCAAATAGTATTATAGAGTGTGGACCTCACTAAAACTCAGACCCTGGACCCTGTTGTGCTTGTGAAACGTGATGTTTTATCAATGTCTGGTTTTAGTTGAGGCCCGTGCAACCACAGGAGAAAAGAAACAGTATTTTGTACAACAGATTATATAGTAAGTAGCAGCAACAACAGACACAAATTAGGAAGTGAATCACACTTTGTCTCTTTGGGCAAATTTGGCATTTAGCAAATTATTTAAATGGTTATTAACTCACATTTGAATACTGAAGTTAAACAAAACCAAGTTCAACTAtgcaaaataaacaaacaaattaaGCTAATTTCTAATAATTTCTGAGTAACTTGACATAAAGTAAATTGTTTTATTCATCAATTTGTCATACATTATTCCAACAAGCTCTGAAGAAGGTTATGTCCACTCATTTGCTCAGAGCGCTGTCTAGTGTTTACCGTCACAATTCAGTAGTGGATTTCTGAGTTAACAAAAAGTACCAACATCAATCAGATTTACATTTTTGTGTACAAAATATGTACACCTAAGAAACATAACAATGAAGTGTTCACAACCTCACATCCTGACTGGGATCCACACAGTGGAATGACAAacaaaaatatcacatttccTCATGACACTGAGCCGTTTATCATccttgttgatgatgatgatcagcAGGAAATGTGAATGAGGGGCTCCTCTTGGTTAATATTAGGTGATGACACGGTTTCTTGATGGCTCAGTTAAGTGTGATTCTCAGTGCCATTGTGGGCGAGCTTGGTTTTGTGCTCAACGTGAGGGCCCCTGGTGGAGTACTGTAACATCAGGAAGGGCTCCTTGGTCTCACCCTCTCCCACAATGCTCTCCTCATCTTCAGACTGGCCAATCCGCTGCAGGAGCAGGTAGCACCAACATCCGCAGATGAGAACACTGAGGGCAGCAACAGCAATGAGGATCACTACGATTGTCACCACCCCAGTAGTGGGGCTGTGGTCTGTGATGTACATGTTGCGACAGGAAGGTGACTCAGAGCATTGTCACAGAACAGGAGACTTGACAAGGACAGCGTGGTATGATCCCTTGCTGACTCAGGTGTCTTACAGTTCTGCTTGGGATACCTGGGGGTCACAAAAAGCAAAGAATGTTGAATATTTAACATTTTAAAAAAATTACGAAATAAACCCTGTTGTCAGTGCTTGTATCTGCACATCTGAATCTGTTTACTTTGTGTTTACAATTAATCTGCTGACTCAACCATAGACATATGTAATAGGACTGAACACAGAATCCTCTAACCTCCAAATCCATCAAAGAAGCAAAAGGCTTGAAATAATTTATTGATACAAAATTAAGTTGATAGCCTACCACCCTGTGGTAGGTAATCATATATTATCTATTGGCTATATTCTGCATAATATCGTATGGAAATTGCCTGGAAATATACTGCAGGTAGCAATAATGAACTATGAACGGAACGCCTTTATGCCATCAATGCCAACGCATGTGATAACTGTGCACGCTGAATCATTGCACATTAATACGCATTTATGTATGTTCATACATGATACATCGGGTCCTAACGAGAATCAAGACGCACTAGCTGAGATTCCTTACCATTCCATTGAAACAGACGACGGGATCGCGTGTCTTCTTCATCAATGCGCTATGCAGCAACAGCCCTGCCTGTATCAATACATAAAATGCATGCCTCTTCCGAATGGAACCGATTTCATTCGTAAAAATGTCCAATACAGTGTAAGAACGCAATAACCGAATTTCAAGGCCCCTGTTTCAGTGCAGAAAATGAGATCATGTGACGCACAATATATcgaataaaattttatttgtgcTGTCAATCTCTATTTTAAAGCAAAAGTAGTAGCTAGATTATCTTCATTGACAACAAAAAGTAAAtgtttaaaatatataaatatcacTTAATTTTTGTCTATGGACATCATTTTGAAAAGTTATAGTTATAGGAGCTCATAGATGTGCTACTGTGTTACCTTCTTGGTCTCATATCAGTCCTAGCTCAATGTCATGGAAATACCCGTAGACCCTCCAGACCCCAAAATATCACGTGATACATACAGGACGCTTGTTCCTCGAAGTTGCCTCGAGCTACTGTAAAGCAGCATTTTGTTTGGACGTCAAGAAGCAGGTTAATTAGCCAACTTTGCTATCGCTAGGTAAGGAAAAGCTAGTTAGCttaagtgttttttttcttctaaaaagTATGTAGCTACAGTACACTGATGCCTTGAGCTCTTGTAAATATTAGTATTAGCTAGCAAGCCGTCATATTTTTGACAGCCATCGATTTGACAGCCATTGACGCCTCTCTCACTCAATCTCGTCTTGACTAGTTAGCTAACCGAGTTGTAGCTATTTgcctagctagcaagccagcttGCTTGCTGATTAATTGTAGTAACATGGGCCCGTGGGTCTATAGTCAGCCTTTCACAGGTGCCACTGGCCACATATGTTTTGGCTAGCTTTCGAAGTTAGGGCTTGTTCTGACAAGTTTGTTTTGCTTTGTAGCTTAGCTAAATTAGTTTCCTAgcatagtagctagctagctaaattagctagcaaTAATCTAGCCAGACGCGAGTCTTGAGTTACATAACTAACTGTACCCTTTAATCCAACTACCTGACTAGCATAGTAATTATTAATAATGTTATCATGTTTCATGACTCTTGTATAACGTTGGATTTAATAGAGCTATGTAATAGGATTAAGGTATTATTAGCAAACGTTACAGCCTGTAGTTACAGCTGTGACTGTAGACCTGGCTATCTGATTGTAGTTTATTTACAAAATGTGCTAAGAAATTATGAATCTGTCGACTCCCAGTCATTGCAATATAAAGTTAAGTTATGATTTTCTCTtggacctttttttttttttagctgatTGATAACAAAGACATGGCAAGTGCACCTCCAGTGGAGACAGTTGGATTTGTGGGGCTCCCTCAGCCACCTTCCTATGAAGAATCAGTGGGTCCTCAGTACCAGGGGCCGGTGCTTCCTCCTGCCTACACCAAATCTGCACAGTATCCATACCCAACACAGCCGTATAGTCAAATATATCAACCAACGGCTCACAGTACTAGCAGTCCAATAGGTAAATAAAATCTTCATCACATTGCTTTCACTTTTCACTATGCTGTTCCCTCTTAGGTCGAACTCTCTAGACACACTTGGCTTGAGACAGCTCAAACTGGGCCATCCAAAATGTACTCTTTTGGTTTCAAATCATCTCAAGTAGCCTAATCCCTATTTTAAACTATTGGTTTGCTTTGCACTTTTAACACAATAGTCTTGGAATCTGATAGGTCTTGATGGATGTTAATAAACAGTGTCCTGTGCAAGGGACCAAGCTTATCTCTAGGAGGCTACGTAATTAACGTTAACTTTCAATTTCCTGTTTGGTGTTTAACATTCTTTGTTCCTCAGTGTCAGTTCAGACCATTTACGTCCAGCCGGGTGTGGTGTTTGGGGATCTTCCAGTGCAGACGCATTGCCCTGCATGTGCCCAAATGGTGATCACTCGGCTGGAGCACACCTCTGGAACAATGGCCTGGTTAACATGTGCTGGCCTGTTCATTTTCGGGTAAGATTAATTTATCAAGAGTCCCCCTGTATGGTTGTTCATAGTCCTGAAAAGTCCCATTTTGTATGGGCTGCATAATGCGTAATCTGATATTTTGTTTTTTTCTAGTTGCATCTATGGCTGTTGCCTGCTTCCTTTCTGTGTGGATGGTTTGAAGGATGTGACACATCGATGTCCCAACTGCAACAACGTCCTTGGAGAACACAAACGGCTTTGATTTTGCCGTTTGAAAAGAGTAGTCTCTCTATTGAGCATGCAACCTTGCAGCCTGTCTCTATCTTGAATTGTCTAATTACAAATACTGTCAGAGGCTAAATAATCATGTTAAACATGCATATTTTGATGATGGTCATCATGTAGTCTACATCAGAGGTACTCAATTCTTATGCTATGAGGTCCGGAGCTGCtggttctgttctacctgataattaattgcacacctggtgtcccaggtctaaatcagtccctgattagaggggaacaatacaaaaaatgcagtggaactggctttgaggtccagagttgagtttgagtggTCTATATATTACCTTTATTAAGAGCTTTGTCCACTAGATAACTATCTAGATAATGTGTCAATATTGCACTTTCAAATGAAGGATTCTATTATATAATTGTATATATGCAGTCAGTTTGAATAGTAATGTGCACCCCATGTTGGTAGGGTAAGACTGGTTGATATTGTAACTACATTTTTATAGGATCTATATGTATCTTTTATAATCGAACTGCAACATGACTACCTGTTAAGACTACCTTTTTATAGTCTTATTGTGATGGTTACTGGTAAGTGGTAAGCAAGCTCATCGTACAAACTGCCCTAAGTAGATCCACTTGTTGTCTTAGGCCTAAATGCCTTTAGGTTGAACGAATGAATGGCTTTGTTGTAAGTTATGCAGTGGAAGAAGTATTATATTAGGATGTTTTGATTGATTGAAATCCAGGCACCTTTGAGCAGTCCttcaaaataatatattttttaagtcCATTGATTCACAAGGGTGTCATTGATTGTATAGGCcctatttgtttattttcattcatCACATACAATTGTGTGCTTCTGTAGAATTCACTTAATGGCATTTTTTCAAATGTGTATGTATGACATAAGCACAAATAAATGATCATTTTACCACATTGTTTATTCTTTATAATGTACATTCTTTGTATTTTGTTTGAGTTCGTGATTTTTTGCCCAGACTAGCACTTCTGACAGGTTTTTAGTGCATTATATGCATATATTATAGCCTAATAAACAGTGTTAGGCTATTATATATGCATATAAAGCACTTTCTATCATAAATGGTGTTGGGCACGTACTTCTATGCTGTGGTCCATTACCTTTGGCAATTAAATATCAGGCAGGCCAGAAATCACCCAGAACCAGCAGCAGTCTTtacattttgcaaaaaaaaaagaatgaatGAAAACACAAACAGGCATTgacaaggacaactaccacccgagccactgtctgttcaccccgctatcatccagaaggcaaggacAGTGCAGGGACCGAgaaactgaaaaacagcttctatctcaagggcatcagactgttaaacagccatcactagcacagagaggctgctgcctacatacagacttgaaaatcactggccactttaataaatggaacaccagtcactttaataatgccactttaatgtttacatatcttgcattacccatctcatatgtatatactgtattctatactatctattgcatcttagactATGCCACTCCCtttaatgataatgacattgctcaaccatatatttatatattcttattccattcctttacttagatttgtgtgttttaggtttttgttgtagaactgttaagatattacttgctagatattgatgtactgtcggaactagaagcacaagcatttcactacgctcgcaataacatctgataaccatgtgtatgtgaccaatacatttgatttgattttgatttgatagcAACATACTGCTGATGCTTCTACGTGAGCGTTTGCTGAAGGTCTTCCACCTCAAACTTCCACATTCTTCTGTGAATCGCAGCGCGTTCAGAGAGGTCTGCCATCTTCACCGCGCGCAGGACAGGTTCTGGAGAGAGGGCCTGGATCATCCCCATCACCATGACATAGTTACCTGGGTAAAATCAGGAAGTAACAAATCAAGTGTTTTGTGCAATTTTGTACATATTTTAGCTGCAGCTAAAAGGAAAATAAAGGTGCATCTCACCCTGAAGTAGGCATGGGTTGCCCTTAGGAATGTTGTTGACACCATTGACAACAAATGTCCCTGTCTCGTCCAAAAGAAGCACTGTGTTGTGATCCGACCGAACTTCCAGTATTGTCCCTTGCATCCAAACCACAGAGACTACAAGTGCAGTGTTTTTCCATTGTCCCAGTCTTTTTATATTACATTCGAGCTTGCCATTCAATCGATTCTCTTTTCCCTCTCGGAGTTGGCTGGAAATAACTTTGATAGGAGGACTTTTCTTATTTTCTCCTGAAATTAGCCCAGTGGAGTCCATGCCATCTGTGAGTGAAAACTTTCAAACGagttagttataaaaaatatttcgTGTTACCCTTAGACGTTATTGTGACCAATAACCCGGATGTTGATTTGAACGTTTTAAAATAAAATCCCCTCGGATTGGTTGCATACGTGGTGCTAACAATGGGTAGTATCGTGGTttgtctagctcccgcctatcctttctttggattggtggatacatttAATTATTGTAATCCTgttttgaatattcgatgagggttgttgacgtcaaccgcctgtatttATTGGAGAGAGACACTGTGCTAATAGCCTCATGcaatgaatatgcatagccatctcgagaaAACTCCCAATATAAagttttttttctcaaagttgccgggatgtcacgtgtcctacttatatcagtacactcgtaacaattTAAGAAAGTcatattcgatcaaataaacctcacgagCAAATAAACCATTATATTTTGTTGTTGAACAAATTCGACACCCATTGACCACCATGGGCGAAACAACGCCACCTGCTAGAGGGAGAATGAGTGTCCGCCGAGTTGAGCACCTCCTATTTTTTCCATGGTATTTTCACTTGTGTGACGGTGAACACAAGCTTTGTCGAACCCATTAGATTTCTTGATCCTGATTTACCCATGCAGTTTCTTAGGCCTATCACTATTTTGAACCATCAAATGAACAAAATAAAACCATGGTCCGTAAATAataatccccgccttatcttagctcattggtcaccatagcaacacccacccgttgtatgcgctccagcaggtacacagtggggagaacaagtatttgatacactgccgattttgcaggttttcctacttacaaagcatgtagaggtctgtaatttttatcagaggtacacttcaactgtgagagacggaatctaaaacaaaaatccagaaaatcacattgtatgatttttaagtaattagttagcattttattgcatgacataagtatttgatcacctaccaaccagtaagaattccggctctcacagacctattcgtttttctttaagaagccctcctgttctccactcattacctgtattaactgcacctgtttgaactcgttacctgtataaaagacacctgtccacacactcaatcaaacagactccaacctctccacaatggccaagaccagagagctgtgtaaggacatcagggataaaattgtagacctgcacaaggctgggatgggctacaggacaataggcaagcagcttggtgagaaggcaacaactgttggcgcaattattagaaaattgaagaagttcaagatgacggtcaatcaccctcggtctggggctccatgcaagatctcacctcgtggggcatcaatgatcatgaggaaggtgaaggatcagcccagaactacacggcaggacctggtcaatgacctgaagagagctgggaccacagtctcaaagaaaaccattagtaacacactacgctgtcatggattaaaatccagcagtgcacgcaaggtccccctgctcaagccagcgcatgtccaggcccgtctgaagtttgccaatgaccatctggatgatccagaggaggaatgggagaaggtcatgtggtctgatgagacaaaaatagagatttttggtctaaactccactcgccgtgtttggaggaagaagaaggatgagtacaaccccaagaacaccatcccaaccgtgaagcatggaggtggaaacatcattctttggggatgcttttctgcaaaggggacaggacgactgcaccgtgttgaggggaggatggatggggccttgtatcacgagatcttggccaacaacctccttccctcagtaagagcattgaagatgggtcgtggcttggtcttccagcatgacaatgacccgaaacacacagccagggcaactaaggagtggctccgtaagaagcatctcaaggtcctggagtggcctagccagtctccagacctgaacccaatagaacgtctttggagggagctgaaagtccgtattgcccagcgacagccccgaaacctgaaggatctcgagaaggtctgtatggaggagtgggccaaaatccctgctgcagtgtgtgcaaatctggtcaagacctacaggaaacgtatgatctctgtaattgcaaacaaaggtttctgtaccaaatattaagttctgcttttctgatgtatcaaatacttatgtcatgcaataaaatgcaaattaattacttaaaaatcatacaatgtgattttctggatttttgttttagattccgtctctcacagttgaagtgtacctatgataaaaattacagacctctgcatgctttgtaagtaggaaaacctgcaaaatcggcagtgtatcaaatacttgttccccccactgtatcttactggtcatccccaaagccaacacctcctttggctgccattccttccagttctctgctgctaatgactggaacgaactgcaaaaatctctgaagctggagactcttatctccctcactaactttaagcgtcagttgtcagagcgccttaccgatcactgcacctgtacacagcccatctgtaattagcccacccaactacctcatccccatattgttatttattttgctcatttgcaccccagtatctctatttgcacatcttcttctgcacatctatcactccagtgttaatactaaagtgtaattatttttgcactatggcctatttattgccttacctccataacttactacatttgcacacactgtatatagattttctattgtgttattgactgtatgttttgttttatcccatgtataactctgtgttgttgttgtttttatcgcactgctttgctttatcttggccaggtcgcagttgtaaatgagaacttgttctcaactggcttacctggttaaataaaggttaaataaaaaaataaataaaaaaaacataaaactaGAAAATCAAATTGGACACTTtttcatttgatttgaagtcACACCTTTCTCCCTTTCTTTGAGAAAAGCATTTCTGCCAAGTTAAAGTGAAATGTGGCTCTGTTTTTCCAACCAGAGGCTCTTCTTAGTAAAACACACAACAGAACACCCTCATATTAATTTGTATTTCTTTCCCATCCCCAATATAcaaaatgaaataaacaaaaatgaTTAAGTAGTTGATAAATAACCAAAAGTAGTGATATGAATATTAATGATTAACCAATAGAACATACAATTGGAGCAATGGAGTTGATAAAACATTGCATATTATATGGCATATTTATTGCATATTGCactcatttcaaatcaaatcaaatcaaattttattggtcacatgcgccgaatacaacaggtgcagacattacagtgaaatgcttacttacagcccttaaccaacagtgcatttattttaaaataaaaaataaaaaattaaacaacaacaaaaaaagtgttgagaaaaaaagagcagaagtaaaataaagtgacagtagggaggctatatatacaggggggtaccgttgcagagtcaatgtgcgggggcaccggctagtcaaaGATAATGGCTGTCAAAGATAATGTCAGCTTTAATGTCTTCTTTAAAAATAGATTACAAAAATAGATAGAATATTATGACGTGATATGTTAATTATGTAACCTGGTCTAAATTATAATGCTTCTATTGCAATGTTAGAATCTACATTTGCACTGCAATGAACAAGAGACCAAACAGGAAAAGCAGAGGAGCTGGATATGTGCCTCTGCTCTGGCCTAAaatacatggagagagagaacagaaaaacAAGGTTAAGATTTGCATGTCTTCTGTCATTACTGTTACTATCTGTTCCCAAACACATTCCTATAAATTATAAGTAAAATTATGTTTACGGTACATTACAAAGCAGATAACTAATTTCCCCTCTTTCCAACCAAATTACACATTCTAAGCGAATCACATTTTTAAATGGATTTAGCACAGGCGAAGCATGCTAACCATTAATGCAACGTTTGACACCTTACCGGAAGTTGTTTTGATGATGGTGGTGGCAGTAGTTGTTGTCATCGTCACTGCtggtgtgatggtggtggtgtttgAATCTGTTCCATTCGTTGGTACCACCCTTCCTCCGGTCACACCAATACCCAGCTTGTCAAGCTCAGACTGTAACTGCTTTGAGACCCAGTTCTTCACTACAGTGTTATTCTCAAAGGTTTTCAGGTCATTTCGGTTGGAGCCGAGGAGTCCAGACACTTCACTCACAGTAAGATTCTATTTAGAGGCAGAGAATTACAGAAAAAATGATAGATGACAatgaatgtggtcctctgtagctcagctggtagagcacggcgcttgtaacgccaaggtagtgggttcgatccccgggaccacccatacacaaaaaatttatgcacgcatgactgtaagtcgctttggataaaagcgtctgctaaatggcatattattaatatgaGTCACTGCCATCACAGGTCAATGATTAATGGTATGGTTACAGGAATGAGCACATACCTGGAAGACAGTTGAATCCAAACCAACAAAAGTGGAGATGTCCATGCTAACATTGAGCCCAGACA containing:
- the LOC121550654 gene encoding stannin-like — protein: MYITDHSPTTGVVTIVVILIAVAALSVLICGCWCYLLLQRIGQSEDEESIVGEGETKEPFLMLQYSTRGPHVEHKTKLAHNGTENHT
- the LOC121550653 gene encoding lipopolysaccharide-induced tumor necrosis factor-alpha factor homolog — protein: MASAPPVETVGFVGLPQPPSYEESVGPQYQGPVLPPAYTKSAQYPYPTQPYSQIYQPTAHSTSSPIVSVQTIYVQPGVVFGDLPVQTHCPACAQMVITRLEHTSGTMAWLTCAGLFIFGCIYGCCLLPFCVDGLKDVTHRCPNCNNVLGEHKRL
- the LOC121550304 gene encoding mesothelin-like, producing MDISTFVGLDSTVFQNLTVSEVSGLLGSNRNDLKTFENNTVVKNWVSKQLQSELDKLGIGVTGGRVVPTNGTDSNTTTITPAVTMTTTTATTIIKTTSGQSRGTYPAPLLFLFGLLFIAVQM
- the LOC121550821 gene encoding recQ-mediated genome instability protein 2 yields the protein MDSTGLISGENKKSPPIKVISSQLREGKENRLNGKLECNIKRLGQWKNTALVVSVVWMQGTILEVRSDHNTVLLLDETGTFVVNGVNNIPKGNPCLLQGNYVMVMGMIQALSPEPVLRAVKMADLSERAAIHRRMWKFEVEDLQQTLT